Proteins encoded by one window of Salarias fasciatus chromosome 1, fSalaFa1.1, whole genome shotgun sequence:
- the pop4 gene encoding ribonuclease P protein subunit p29, giving the protein MEEALVRATIPHEMGKVVGITPQSVAKAAAFTKAFLKNSLQQPERHDLKSMLSHKALILEYSKPKKDPTKRSSKKAKGLNARQKRAMKIFQIKPEHQRYELFLPLHELWKQYVIDLCNGLKPTSSPQFVQQKLLKADFHGAIITVVRSKCPSYVGTTGILVQEFKHIFKIITKEDRLKVIPKRNSVFAVEINGFTSHIYGSKFEQRASERSAKKFKVKGTIDL; this is encoded by the exons ATGGAAG AAGCACTTGTGCGAGCCACCATTCCTCATGAGATGGGGAAGGTTGTCGGTATAACG CCTCAGAGCGTTGCGAAAGCCGCCGCCTTCACCAAGGCCTTCCTGAAgaacagcctccagcagccggaACGGCACGACCTGAAGAGCATGCTGAGCCACAAGGCTCTGATCCTGGAGTACAGCAAGCCCAAGAAGGACCCCACGAAGAGGAGCAGCAAGAAGGCCAAAGGCCTGAACGCCCGGCAGAAGAGGGCCATGAAGATCTTCCAGATCAAGCCGGAGCACCAGAG ATACGAACTGTTCCTGCCTCTGCATGAGCTCTGGAAGCAGTACGTCATCGACCTCTGCAACGGATTGAAACCAACCAG CAGCCCACAGTTTGTTCAGCAGAAGCTCCTGAAGGCAGATTTCCATGGTGCCATCATCACAG TGGTCCGCTCTAAATGTCCATCCTACGTGGGAACCACCGGGATCCTCGTGCAGGAGttcaaacacatcttcaaaaTCATCACGAAGGAGGACCGGCTGAAAG TCATACCAAAGAGGAACAGCGTGTTTGCGGTGGAGATCAACGGCTTCACTTCGCACATCTATGGCAGCAAGTTCGAGCAGCGAGCCAGCGAGCGCTCGGCCAAGAAGTTCAAAGTGAAAGGAACCATCGACCTGTGA
- the tpcn2 gene encoding two pore channel protein 2 isoform X1, producing the protein METDSLLSGTVNGVNGDYGSRRGAGLGGAAGRRRMSYSAAAETCRVEGDTDDEELYIQQAVVFIEDAIQYRSINHRVDAGSLRLYRWYYSRICQWGLGLNIALVLLLAFVERPSSLSVSSDPRYRSDPWQPPCGLTEGIELLCLLIFALDFAVKSYLIGWEELRKSKWLIGYTVVISVSFIDWVLSVSMVCDEKLRVRRLLRPFFLLQNSSLMKKTLKCIKRTLPEIASVILLLALHLCLFTMIGMLLFAKTEDPKKNGEWELHFRSLTNSFTSLLVLLTTANNPDVMIPAYSVNRAYSIFFIAFSVIGTYCLMNLLTAIIYNQFKGFLLMSVQTSIIRRRLGIRAAFQVLSCQGAQRAAEERVHIDAVLEVMSRVKIRSYYRSAITMAARQFADVGSMDREQFRTIFDELDKDRIKEHPPLPQYSSPVLQRLQVIFAHYYLSVLGNAVALANVMCICTVLVLNSEKSTEERDNYSLEIMNLCFILYYLFEMCVKIFALGWKGYLSYRNNIFDGILTVLLLILQITILITYRLPFPHWDDPSSRSAVSLWEMIRLVNLLIVFRFLRIIPDIKLMALVASTLLDLVKNLRAFAGILVVVYYVFAVFGIWLFEGAIKPPPDISVISNSSMENITSNFSVECGTYEQLNYWPNNFDDFAAAIILLYDVMIVNNWQAFMDAYSRYTTEWSKIYFVSWWLVSSVMWVNLFVALILENFIYKWDRSCSCSVTDVEKIRYETSVQLMFREQIQEPTEEELVCQLHQHPHLHLQW; encoded by the exons ATGGAAACGGACAGTCTGCTGAGCGGGACCGTGAACGGGGTGAACGGGGACTATGGCTCGAGACGGGGTGCGGGGCTCGGAGGGGCCGCGGGGCGCCGGCGGATGTCGTACTCAGCGGCCGCGGAGACGTGCAGAGTGGAGGGGGACACAG ATGATGAGGAGCTCTACATCCAACAGGCTGTTGTCTTCATTGAAGACGCCATTCAG tacCGCTCCATTAACCACCGGGTCGATGCCGGCTCACTGCGCCTGTATCGATGGTACTACTCCAGGATATGTCAGTG GGGTTTGGGCCTGAACATTGCACTGGTGCTGTTGCTGGCGTTCGTGGAGCGCCCGTCCTCGCTGTCGGTCTCATCGGACCCCCGGTATCGCTCTGACCCCTGGCAGCCGCCCTGCGGCCTCACCGAGGGCATCgagctgctctgcctcctcatcTTCGCTCTGGATTTTGCCGTCAAG AGCTATCTGATTGGctgggaggagctgaggaagagcaaGTGGCTGATTGGCTACACGGTGGTCATTTCGGTCTCCTTCATCGACTGGGTGCTGTCTGTCAGCATGGTGTGTGACGAG AAACTGAGGGTACGGCGACTCCTGCGGCcgttcttcctcctgcagaactCGTCCCTCATGAAAAAGACGCTGAAGTGCATCAAGAGGACTCTGCCTGAGATCGCCAG CGTCATCCTGCTGCTCGCTCTCCACCTCTGTCTGTTCACCATGATCGGCATGCTGCTGTTTGCTAAGACGGAG gACCCCAAAAAGAACGGGGAGTGGGAGCTTCATTTCAGAAGCCTGACGAACTCCTTCACCTCCCTGCTGGTGCTGCTCACCACGGCCAACAATCCAGACG TAATGATCCCCGCCTACTCCGTCAACAGAGCGTACTCCATTTTCTTCATTGCCTTCAGCGTTATTG GCACATATTGTCTGATGAATTTACTGACAGCCATCATCTATAACCAGTTCAAGGGGTTTTTACTG ATGTCCGTCCAAACCTCCATCATCAGGAGACGACTCGGGATCAGAGCCGCTTTCCAGGTCCTCAGCTGTCAAGGAGCGCAAAGAGCTGCTga GGAGCGTGTGCACATCGACGCTGTGCTGGAGGTGATGTCCAGAGTCAAGATCAGGAGTTACTACAGATCAGCCATCACTATG GCGGCCCGGCAGTTCGCTGACGTGGGCTCCATGGATCGAGAGCAGTTCAGGACCATTTTTGATGAACTCGATAAAGATCGTATTAAAGAG CACCCGCCCTTGCCTCAGTACTCGTCTCCCGTCCTGCAGAGACTCCAAGTGATCTTCGCTCACTACTACCTGTCAGTACTGGGAAACGCTGTGGCCTTGGCCAATGTTATGTGCATTTGT ACCGTCCTGGTATTGAACTCTGAGAAGTCCACAGAGGAAAGAGATAACTACAGTTTGGAG ATTATGAACTTGTGCTTCATCCTCTACTAcctgtttgaaatgtgtgtgaagatCTTTGCGTTGGGCTGGAAAGGCTACCTGTCGTACAGGAACAACATCTTTGACGGGATCCTCACTGTCCTGTTGTTG ATCCTACAGATCACTATACTGATCACGTACAGGCTCCCCTTTCCTCACTG GGACGACCCCTCTTCTCGCAGTGCCGTATCTCTGTGGGAGATGATTCGTTTGGTTAACTTGCTGATCGTCTTCCGCTTCCTGCGCATCATCCCGGATATTAAG CTCATGGCTTTGGTTGCCAGCACACTGTTGGACCTGGTGAAGAACCTCAGAGCGTTTGCAGGGATTCTGGTG GTGGTGTACTACGTGTTTGCAGTTTTCGGGATCTGGCTGTTTGAAGGAGCCATTAAGCCTCCACCAGATATAAG TGTGATCTCGAATAGCTCCATGGAGAACATCACCTCTAACTTCAGTGTGGAGTGCGGGACCTACGAACAGCTCAACTACTGGCCCAACAACTTTGATGACTTTGCT GCAGCCATCATTCTGCTGTACGACGTGATGATCGTTAACAACTGGCAGGCTTTCATGGACGCCTACAGCAGATACACCACAGA GTGGTCCAAGATCTACTTTGTCAGTTGGTGGCTGGTCTCCTCCGTCATGTGGGTCAATTTATTCGTGGCGCTCATCTTGGAG AACTTCATCTACAAGTGGGAtcgcagctgcagctgctccgtcACAGACGTAGAGAAGATCAGATATGAGACCTCGGTTCAGCTCATGTTCAG AGAGCAGATCCAGGAGCCCACAGAGGAGGAGTTGGTGTGTCAGCTGCACCAGCACCCCCACTTACACCTGCagtggtga
- the tpcn2 gene encoding two pore channel protein 2 isoform X2: MERPSTAGNPKQSHDEELYIQQAVVFIEDAIQYRSINHRVDAGSLRLYRWYYSRICQWGLGLNIALVLLLAFVERPSSLSVSSDPRYRSDPWQPPCGLTEGIELLCLLIFALDFAVKSYLIGWEELRKSKWLIGYTVVISVSFIDWVLSVSMVCDEKLRVRRLLRPFFLLQNSSLMKKTLKCIKRTLPEIASVILLLALHLCLFTMIGMLLFAKTEDPKKNGEWELHFRSLTNSFTSLLVLLTTANNPDVMIPAYSVNRAYSIFFIAFSVIGTYCLMNLLTAIIYNQFKGFLLMSVQTSIIRRRLGIRAAFQVLSCQGAQRAAEERVHIDAVLEVMSRVKIRSYYRSAITMAARQFADVGSMDREQFRTIFDELDKDRIKEHPPLPQYSSPVLQRLQVIFAHYYLSVLGNAVALANVMCICTVLVLNSEKSTEERDNYSLEIMNLCFILYYLFEMCVKIFALGWKGYLSYRNNIFDGILTVLLLILQITILITYRLPFPHWDDPSSRSAVSLWEMIRLVNLLIVFRFLRIIPDIKLMALVASTLLDLVKNLRAFAGILVVVYYVFAVFGIWLFEGAIKPPPDISVISNSSMENITSNFSVECGTYEQLNYWPNNFDDFAAAIILLYDVMIVNNWQAFMDAYSRYTTEWSKIYFVSWWLVSSVMWVNLFVALILENFIYKWDRSCSCSVTDVEKIRYETSVQLMFREQIQEPTEEELVCQLHQHPHLHLQW; encoded by the exons ATGGAAAGACCGTCCACTGCGGGAAATCCGAAGCAAAGTC ATGATGAGGAGCTCTACATCCAACAGGCTGTTGTCTTCATTGAAGACGCCATTCAG tacCGCTCCATTAACCACCGGGTCGATGCCGGCTCACTGCGCCTGTATCGATGGTACTACTCCAGGATATGTCAGTG GGGTTTGGGCCTGAACATTGCACTGGTGCTGTTGCTGGCGTTCGTGGAGCGCCCGTCCTCGCTGTCGGTCTCATCGGACCCCCGGTATCGCTCTGACCCCTGGCAGCCGCCCTGCGGCCTCACCGAGGGCATCgagctgctctgcctcctcatcTTCGCTCTGGATTTTGCCGTCAAG AGCTATCTGATTGGctgggaggagctgaggaagagcaaGTGGCTGATTGGCTACACGGTGGTCATTTCGGTCTCCTTCATCGACTGGGTGCTGTCTGTCAGCATGGTGTGTGACGAG AAACTGAGGGTACGGCGACTCCTGCGGCcgttcttcctcctgcagaactCGTCCCTCATGAAAAAGACGCTGAAGTGCATCAAGAGGACTCTGCCTGAGATCGCCAG CGTCATCCTGCTGCTCGCTCTCCACCTCTGTCTGTTCACCATGATCGGCATGCTGCTGTTTGCTAAGACGGAG gACCCCAAAAAGAACGGGGAGTGGGAGCTTCATTTCAGAAGCCTGACGAACTCCTTCACCTCCCTGCTGGTGCTGCTCACCACGGCCAACAATCCAGACG TAATGATCCCCGCCTACTCCGTCAACAGAGCGTACTCCATTTTCTTCATTGCCTTCAGCGTTATTG GCACATATTGTCTGATGAATTTACTGACAGCCATCATCTATAACCAGTTCAAGGGGTTTTTACTG ATGTCCGTCCAAACCTCCATCATCAGGAGACGACTCGGGATCAGAGCCGCTTTCCAGGTCCTCAGCTGTCAAGGAGCGCAAAGAGCTGCTga GGAGCGTGTGCACATCGACGCTGTGCTGGAGGTGATGTCCAGAGTCAAGATCAGGAGTTACTACAGATCAGCCATCACTATG GCGGCCCGGCAGTTCGCTGACGTGGGCTCCATGGATCGAGAGCAGTTCAGGACCATTTTTGATGAACTCGATAAAGATCGTATTAAAGAG CACCCGCCCTTGCCTCAGTACTCGTCTCCCGTCCTGCAGAGACTCCAAGTGATCTTCGCTCACTACTACCTGTCAGTACTGGGAAACGCTGTGGCCTTGGCCAATGTTATGTGCATTTGT ACCGTCCTGGTATTGAACTCTGAGAAGTCCACAGAGGAAAGAGATAACTACAGTTTGGAG ATTATGAACTTGTGCTTCATCCTCTACTAcctgtttgaaatgtgtgtgaagatCTTTGCGTTGGGCTGGAAAGGCTACCTGTCGTACAGGAACAACATCTTTGACGGGATCCTCACTGTCCTGTTGTTG ATCCTACAGATCACTATACTGATCACGTACAGGCTCCCCTTTCCTCACTG GGACGACCCCTCTTCTCGCAGTGCCGTATCTCTGTGGGAGATGATTCGTTTGGTTAACTTGCTGATCGTCTTCCGCTTCCTGCGCATCATCCCGGATATTAAG CTCATGGCTTTGGTTGCCAGCACACTGTTGGACCTGGTGAAGAACCTCAGAGCGTTTGCAGGGATTCTGGTG GTGGTGTACTACGTGTTTGCAGTTTTCGGGATCTGGCTGTTTGAAGGAGCCATTAAGCCTCCACCAGATATAAG TGTGATCTCGAATAGCTCCATGGAGAACATCACCTCTAACTTCAGTGTGGAGTGCGGGACCTACGAACAGCTCAACTACTGGCCCAACAACTTTGATGACTTTGCT GCAGCCATCATTCTGCTGTACGACGTGATGATCGTTAACAACTGGCAGGCTTTCATGGACGCCTACAGCAGATACACCACAGA GTGGTCCAAGATCTACTTTGTCAGTTGGTGGCTGGTCTCCTCCGTCATGTGGGTCAATTTATTCGTGGCGCTCATCTTGGAG AACTTCATCTACAAGTGGGAtcgcagctgcagctgctccgtcACAGACGTAGAGAAGATCAGATATGAGACCTCGGTTCAGCTCATGTTCAG AGAGCAGATCCAGGAGCCCACAGAGGAGGAGTTGGTGTGTCAGCTGCACCAGCACCCCCACTTACACCTGCagtggtga
- the plekhf1 gene encoding pleckstrin homology domain-containing family F member 1: MVDHLTFSQENRDRICAVQNSFGPSGKPLLETNRVLIGEGRLMKMSPRGGPQPKVFFLFNDVLVYGSIILNGRWYKKQKIIPLEEIQLEELEDGLKMKNQWLIRTPRKSFYVGASSQGEKQAWVDHIRDCQAALMQGGGRRASSDFAVTWIPDKASAICMRCSNRFSLTQRRHHCRRCGFVVCAACSKARAVIRHMHPTKPQRVCTLCYSVQSSAWSSEKTGSEEDEVETSSEEEEVEEKSQEAGEPSRWLDSGMDPWSVYVYLKPEHRKPQTYSS; the protein is encoded by the exons ATGGTGGACCACCTGACGTTCTCTCAGGAGAACCGCGACCGCATCTGTGCCGTGCAGAACTCGTTTGGCCCGTCGGGGAAGCCGCTGCTGGAGACAAACCGAGTCCTCATCGGAGAGGGCAGGCTGATGAAGATGAGCCCCCGCGGCGGCCCGCAGCCCAaagtcttcttcctcttcaacGACGTGCTGGTGTACGGCAGCATCATCCTCAACGGCCGCTGGTACAAGAAGCAGAAGATCATCCCTCTAG AGGagatccagctggaggagctggaggacggactCAAAATGAAGAACCAGTGGTTGATCCGAACGCCGCGCAAGTCTTTCTACGTGGGAGCCTCGTCGCAGGGGGAGAAGCAGGCGTGGGTCGACCACATCCGGGACTGCCAGGCTGCCCTGATGCAAGGCGGCGGCCGCCGGGCCAGCTCCGACTTCGCCGTCACCTGGATCCCCGACAAGGCCTCGGCCATCTGCATGCGCTGCTCCAACAGGTTCTCCCTGACCCAGCGGAGGCACCACTGCCGCAGGTGCGGCTTCGTGGTCTGCGCCGCGTGCTCCAAGGCTCGGGCGGTGATCAGGCACATGCACCCCACCAAGCCCCAGCGGGTGTGCACCCTGTGCTACTCCGTCCAGAGCAGCGCCTGGTCCTCGGAGAAGACGGGCTccgaggaggacgaggtggaGACGTccagcgaggaagaggaggtggaggagaagagccAGGAGGCGGGGGAGCCCAGCCGGTGGTTGGACTCTGGCATGGATCCCTGGTCTGTTTACGTCTACTTAAAGCCAGAGCACAGGAAGCCTCAGACGTACAGCTCATGA